From a single Cydia strobilella chromosome 17, ilCydStro3.1, whole genome shotgun sequence genomic region:
- the LOC134748700 gene encoding hemicentin-2-like isoform X2, translating into MCAWRLLLLAALPALVGVGAGEVVEAGPAFLPTRRSLNVAPGEEAVLACRIARLGDKAVSWVRARDLQILAHDGAVFSADPRVAVGVRTERGVVTHTLRLERLRESDAGRYECQLNTDPKLSQIYNLTVTDRAWSGIEVEPLGSTRVLAATGSTATLGCSARLRPAEAPDPPALRVAWYQDGQPLLPQGGVSLDTERAAGLVTSRLTLGALMPTHSGRYICRVTADLEEDIDPFTEDTLQGEMAFTLVITDSVGEMEAMQRDQSPATSAAGILRSVPAIAALAMLFALAMRC; encoded by the exons ATGTGCGCGTGGAGGCTGCTGCTGCTGGCTGCGCTGCCGGCGCTCGTCG GTGTCGGCGCCGGCGAGGTGGTGGAAGCGGGACCTGCCTTCCTACCGACGAGAAGATCACTTAATGTGGCGCCTGGCGAAGAAGCGGTGCTGGCATGCCGCATTGCTCGCCTCGGAGATAAGGCG GTCTCATGGGTTCGGGCAAGGGATCTCCAGATCCTCGCACACGACGGCGCTGTATTCTCAGCAGACCCCCGGGTCGCGGTGGGCGTGCGGACGGAGCGCGGCGTCGTGACACACACGCTGCGTCTTGAGCGCCTGAGGGAGTCCGATGCCGGCAGATACGAGTGCCAGCTGAATACGGATCCTAAGCTCAGTCAGATTTATAATCTCACTGTCACAG ACCGGGCATGGAGCGGCATCGAGGTAGAACCACTCGGCTCAACTCGTGTCCTAGCAGCCACGGGGAGCACAGCCACTCTTGGCTGTTCAGCGCGTCTGCGACCAGCTGAGGCACCTGATCCGCCGGCATTGAGGGTTGCTTGGTACCAGGACGGACAACCGTTATTACCTCAG GGTGGAGTTTCGCTCGACACGGAGCGCGCGGCGGGCCTCGTGACGTCACGGCTCACGCTCGGCGCTCTCATGCCGACCCATAGTGGTCGGTACATCTGCCGTGTCACAGCGGATTTAGAAGAAGATATAGACCCCTTCACAGAAGACACCTTGCAGGGAGAGATGGCGTTTACGCTCGTTATCACAGACA GTGTGGGTGAGATGGAAGCGATGCAACGCGACCAATCGCCAGCGACGTCCGCTGCAGGCATCCTTCGCTCTGTGCCAGCCATTGCAGCTCTTGCGATGTTGTTCGCACTGGCCATGCGCTGTTAG
- the LOC134748700 gene encoding uncharacterized protein LOC134748700 isoform X1, with the protein MCAWRLLLLAALPALVGVGAGEVVEAGPAFLPTRRSLNVAPGEEAVLACRIARLGDKAVSWVRARDLQILAHDGAVFSADPRVAVGVRTERGVVTHTLRLERLRESDAGRYECQLNTDPKLSQIYNLTVTDRAWSGIEVEPLGSTRVLAATGSTATLGCSARLRPAEAPDPPALRVAWYQDGQPLLPQQGGVSLDTERAAGLVTSRLTLGALMPTHSGRYICRVTADLEEDIDPFTEDTLQGEMAFTLVITDSVGEMEAMQRDQSPATSAAGILRSVPAIAALAMLFALAMRC; encoded by the exons ATGTGCGCGTGGAGGCTGCTGCTGCTGGCTGCGCTGCCGGCGCTCGTCG GTGTCGGCGCCGGCGAGGTGGTGGAAGCGGGACCTGCCTTCCTACCGACGAGAAGATCACTTAATGTGGCGCCTGGCGAAGAAGCGGTGCTGGCATGCCGCATTGCTCGCCTCGGAGATAAGGCG GTCTCATGGGTTCGGGCAAGGGATCTCCAGATCCTCGCACACGACGGCGCTGTATTCTCAGCAGACCCCCGGGTCGCGGTGGGCGTGCGGACGGAGCGCGGCGTCGTGACACACACGCTGCGTCTTGAGCGCCTGAGGGAGTCCGATGCCGGCAGATACGAGTGCCAGCTGAATACGGATCCTAAGCTCAGTCAGATTTATAATCTCACTGTCACAG ACCGGGCATGGAGCGGCATCGAGGTAGAACCACTCGGCTCAACTCGTGTCCTAGCAGCCACGGGGAGCACAGCCACTCTTGGCTGTTCAGCGCGTCTGCGACCAGCTGAGGCACCTGATCCGCCGGCATTGAGGGTTGCTTGGTACCAGGACGGACAACCGTTATTACCTCAG CAGGGTGGAGTTTCGCTCGACACGGAGCGCGCGGCGGGCCTCGTGACGTCACGGCTCACGCTCGGCGCTCTCATGCCGACCCATAGTGGTCGGTACATCTGCCGTGTCACAGCGGATTTAGAAGAAGATATAGACCCCTTCACAGAAGACACCTTGCAGGGAGAGATGGCGTTTACGCTCGTTATCACAGACA GTGTGGGTGAGATGGAAGCGATGCAACGCGACCAATCGCCAGCGACGTCCGCTGCAGGCATCCTTCGCTCTGTGCCAGCCATTGCAGCTCTTGCGATGTTGTTCGCACTGGCCATGCGCTGTTAG